A portion of the Adhaeribacter radiodurans genome contains these proteins:
- a CDS encoding ABC transporter ATP-binding protein, which yields MNNASIICENLSKTFGNFKAVDNISFEVEKGEIFGFLGANGAGKTTAIRMFCGLSKPTSGKASVAGFDVFTQTEQIKKNIGYMSQKFSLYADLTVKENIYLYAGIYGKSDQFIKEKSQVVLQKLKLEKEADQLVGSLPLGWKQKLAFSVAIFHEPQIVFLDEPTGGVDPITRREFWQMIYEAAERGITVFVTTHYMDEAEYCNRVSIMVDGRVEALGKPKELKTQFTAANMGEVFLKLARQAKRSGE from the coding sequence ATGAATAACGCTAGCATTATTTGTGAAAATTTAAGTAAAACCTTCGGCAACTTTAAAGCAGTGGATAATATTTCTTTTGAAGTTGAAAAAGGTGAAATTTTTGGTTTTTTGGGCGCTAATGGAGCGGGTAAAACTACGGCCATCCGCATGTTTTGTGGCTTGTCTAAACCTACTTCCGGAAAAGCATCGGTAGCTGGTTTTGATGTATTTACCCAAACGGAGCAGATAAAAAAGAACATTGGCTACATGAGTCAAAAATTTTCTTTGTACGCCGATCTTACGGTAAAAGAAAACATTTATTTGTACGCCGGTATTTACGGCAAATCCGACCAATTTATTAAAGAAAAAAGCCAGGTTGTACTGCAGAAATTAAAATTAGAAAAAGAAGCCGATCAACTGGTAGGTTCCCTGCCCTTAGGCTGGAAACAAAAACTGGCTTTCTCGGTGGCTATTTTTCACGAGCCGCAAATAGTTTTTCTGGATGAACCTACCGGCGGTGTAGACCCAATTACCCGCCGCGAATTCTGGCAAATGATTTACGAAGCCGCCGAACGGGGAATTACGGTTTTTGTTACTACCCACTACATGGACGAAGCCGAATACTGCAACCGGGTTTCGATAATGGTAGATGGCCGGGTAGAAGCCTTAGGCAAACCCAAAGAACTAAAAACCCAGTTTACAGCTGCCAATATGGGCGAAGTATTTCTAAAACTCGCCCGCCAGGCTAAGCGCTCTGGTGAGTAA
- a CDS encoding ABC transporter ATP-binding protein codes for MKTITVDNLVKTYKTSKQSVEALKGVSLAVNSGELFGLIGPDGAGKTTLIRILVTLLVADSGSAWVDELEVVKDYKIIRQRVGYMPGTFSLYQDLTVQENLDFFATVFETFIEENYDLVKDIYIQIEPFKNRRAGKLSGGMKQKLALCCALIHKPTVLFLDEPTTGVDAVSRKEFWDMLANLKQQGITTLVSTPYMDEASMCDRVALIQEGTILAIDTPQTINQQFNNPLLAVASTHMFPLLNDLKTYDQATATYPFGEYHHVVMQPGYDPIRLEKYLQDKKHSGLEIKVVSPTIEDSFIQLMSKNRS; via the coding sequence ATGAAAACAATAACCGTCGATAATCTGGTTAAAACTTATAAAACCAGTAAACAAAGCGTTGAAGCTCTGAAAGGAGTTTCTCTGGCGGTAAATTCCGGGGAGCTATTTGGCTTAATTGGTCCGGATGGAGCTGGTAAGACTACGCTCATTCGTATTCTGGTAACTCTTTTGGTAGCTGATTCAGGATCCGCTTGGGTGGATGAACTTGAGGTAGTAAAGGATTATAAAATCATCCGGCAGCGGGTAGGTTATATGCCCGGTACGTTTTCTTTATACCAGGATTTAACCGTGCAGGAAAACCTTGACTTTTTTGCTACCGTTTTCGAAACTTTCATCGAAGAAAATTACGATTTAGTAAAAGATATTTATATTCAGATTGAGCCTTTCAAAAATCGGAGAGCGGGCAAACTTTCTGGCGGTATGAAGCAAAAATTGGCTTTATGCTGCGCTTTAATTCATAAACCTACCGTCCTCTTTTTAGATGAACCTACCACTGGGGTTGACGCCGTATCCCGGAAAGAATTCTGGGATATGTTGGCCAATTTAAAGCAGCAAGGCATTACCACCCTGGTATCTACTCCTTACATGGACGAAGCTTCTATGTGCGATCGGGTAGCCTTAATTCAGGAAGGAACCATTCTGGCAATTGATACTCCGCAAACCATAAATCAACAATTCAATAACCCTTTATTAGCCGTTGCTTCTACCCATATGTTTCCATTATTAAATGACCTGAAAACTTACGATCAGGCAACTGCCACTTATCCATTCGGCGAATACCACCACGTAGTAATGCAACCCGGTTACGATCCCATTCGGTTGGAAAAATACCTGCAAGATAAAAAGCATTCGGGGCTGGAAATAAAAGTTGTTTCGCCCACCATTGAAGATTCTTTCATCCAGCTAATGTCTAAAAACAGAAGTTAA
- a CDS encoding HlyD family secretion protein: MKKLKILVLSLSSLLSCHSGEDIHDASGTFEADEVIVSAELGGEIDSLNIQEGQILPAGKIVGVIDAENLKLQKEQAEASLNALAVRTTDVQPQVLLLKDQLAVQQVQLKSLLREKQRTENLVKLDAATGKQLDDINTQIEVTERQIQVIQQQIKVQQNEVATRNRTILSEREPMQKLIAQLGSQLNKAQVRNPISGTVLTKYAMTGEVTAPGKALYKIADLSTLTLRAYITGDQLTQVKIRQVVTVLVDNGQEEYIKLPGTITWVASKAEFTPKTIQTKDQRANLVYAVKIKVKNNGFLKIGMYGEVALNQAS; encoded by the coding sequence ATGAAAAAGCTAAAAATACTAGTGCTATCCTTAAGTAGTTTACTTTCCTGCCATTCGGGAGAGGACATACATGATGCTTCAGGCACTTTTGAAGCCGATGAAGTGATTGTCTCGGCAGAACTTGGGGGTGAAATAGATTCTTTGAACATTCAGGAAGGACAAATTTTACCTGCCGGGAAAATTGTAGGAGTAATAGATGCTGAAAACCTAAAACTGCAGAAAGAACAAGCCGAGGCAAGTTTAAATGCATTAGCGGTAAGAACCACTGACGTGCAGCCACAAGTATTGCTCTTAAAAGACCAGCTGGCCGTTCAGCAAGTGCAGCTAAAATCGTTATTACGAGAAAAACAACGGACCGAAAATTTAGTAAAACTGGATGCTGCTACCGGCAAGCAACTCGATGATATAAACACGCAAATTGAAGTAACGGAACGCCAAATCCAGGTTATTCAGCAGCAGATTAAAGTGCAGCAAAACGAAGTAGCCACCCGGAACCGGACAATTTTGAGTGAAAGAGAACCGATGCAAAAACTTATTGCGCAATTGGGCAGTCAACTAAATAAAGCGCAGGTTCGCAACCCCATTTCCGGTACGGTTCTTACTAAATACGCCATGACCGGCGAAGTAACCGCTCCCGGCAAAGCCTTATACAAAATTGCTGATTTATCTACCCTCACGCTGCGGGCCTACATTACCGGCGACCAGTTAACGCAAGTTAAAATTAGACAGGTTGTAACAGTATTGGTAGACAATGGCCAGGAGGAATACATAAAATTACCCGGTACTATAACCTGGGTGGCCAGCAAAGCCGAATTCACTCCTAAAACCATTCAAACCAAAGATCAACGGGCCAATTTAGTTTACGCGGTAAAAATAAAAGTTAAAAATAATGGCTTTCTGAAAATCGGAATGTACGGTGAAGTAGCTTTAAATCAAGCCTCATGA
- a CDS encoding TolC family protein: MKLTNWLNILVILLFTSITYVRAQTITLELIQQKAREHYPLTKQKNLIQESNALLQQNINRNYLPQLIFTGQASYQSEVTSINSPIPGLDIEAPTKDQYRILADVSQSLYDGGLRRTRLLVQQLNSETESQRLEVELYKLREQVNQLYFAIILLEEQTKQAALFQKDLTIGIKRTQAQVANGVTFKSNLNVLQAEHLKAGQRIVELQNTRSGFLQALSLLTGESLDQNTKLNKPVPIISSTPEIRRPELSLYNKQMQIWEAQKKLIDVALRPGISFFGQGGYGRPGLNLLKNEFDYFYLTGLRFTWRLNGWYTSRNEKKILDINKNTASLQQEVFLLNVNLQLTRERAEIQKLEELVRSDQEIIALRESVKKAAQAQLENAVITANDFLREVNAEDQARQALIIHQVQLLQSQLNYQTISGN; the protein is encoded by the coding sequence ATGAAATTAACTAATTGGTTAAACATTTTGGTTATTTTATTATTTACTAGCATCACCTACGTACGGGCTCAGACAATTACTTTAGAACTAATTCAGCAAAAAGCCCGTGAACACTATCCTCTTACTAAGCAAAAAAACTTAATTCAGGAAAGTAATGCGTTGCTGCAGCAAAACATAAATAGAAACTACCTACCCCAACTAATTTTTACGGGTCAGGCTAGCTACCAATCGGAGGTAACTAGTATTAACTCCCCTATTCCTGGCCTGGACATAGAAGCACCCACTAAAGACCAATACCGGATTCTGGCTGATGTATCACAATCCTTGTACGATGGAGGTTTAAGAAGAACCCGGTTACTGGTTCAGCAACTGAATAGCGAAACCGAAAGTCAACGCCTGGAAGTAGAATTATATAAGCTGCGGGAACAAGTGAATCAACTTTATTTTGCCATTATTTTATTAGAAGAACAGACCAAACAGGCAGCCCTATTTCAGAAAGATTTAACCATTGGTATTAAAAGAACCCAGGCACAAGTGGCAAACGGCGTTACTTTTAAATCTAACCTGAATGTGTTACAAGCCGAACACCTGAAAGCGGGCCAAAGAATAGTTGAACTGCAAAATACCCGCTCGGGCTTTTTACAAGCGTTAAGTTTATTAACCGGCGAATCCTTAGATCAGAATACAAAATTAAACAAGCCCGTTCCTATTATTTCATCCACTCCGGAAATTCGCCGACCCGAACTCAGTTTGTATAATAAACAAATGCAAATATGGGAAGCGCAGAAAAAATTAATAGATGTTGCCTTACGCCCCGGAATCAGCTTTTTTGGTCAAGGAGGTTACGGTAGACCCGGCCTGAATTTACTAAAAAATGAGTTCGATTACTTTTATCTTACCGGACTTCGATTTACCTGGCGCTTGAATGGTTGGTACACCAGCCGAAATGAAAAAAAGATTTTAGACATAAACAAAAACACGGCTAGTCTGCAACAAGAAGTATTTCTCCTGAATGTAAACCTGCAGCTTACCCGCGAACGGGCCGAAATTCAAAAACTGGAAGAATTGGTTCGCAGTGACCAGGAAATAATAGCCCTTCGGGAAAGCGTAAAAAAAGCAGCTCAGGCCCAATTAGAAAATGCTGTTATAACTGCTAACGATTTTTTACGGGAAGTAAACGCCGAGGACCAGGCCCGGCAAGCTTTAATTATTCACCAGGTGCAGCTCCTGCAATCGCAACTAAACTATCAAACTATTTCAGGCAATTAA
- a CDS encoding TetR/AcrR family transcriptional regulator, which translates to MVKKEKDQTTEQRILQAAKTVFIHKGMAGARMQDIADEAGINKAMLHYYFRSKEKLFEVIFREAVGRFLPKLNAIIAMDCNLFEKIQIFCREYINVLSENPYIPLFVVNEANKQSHDFLSTMMGNQKPNLHALINQIEEEVKQGIINPISPAQLLLNMMSMCIFPFLGRPIWNFLSGMDELQFNFLMHQRKEEVADFIINSIKKQK; encoded by the coding sequence ATGGTTAAAAAAGAAAAAGATCAAACTACTGAGCAGCGCATTTTACAAGCAGCTAAAACGGTTTTTATTCATAAGGGTATGGCAGGGGCTAGAATGCAGGATATTGCCGATGAAGCCGGTATTAACAAAGCTATGCTGCATTATTACTTTCGAAGTAAAGAAAAATTGTTTGAAGTTATCTTCCGGGAAGCTGTAGGCAGATTTTTGCCAAAGCTTAACGCCATTATTGCCATGGATTGTAACTTGTTCGAGAAGATTCAGATCTTCTGTCGGGAATACATTAATGTACTTTCAGAAAATCCTTATATCCCTTTATTCGTGGTAAATGAAGCAAATAAGCAATCACACGATTTTCTAAGTACTATGATGGGCAATCAAAAACCAAATCTGCACGCCTTGATTAACCAGATTGAAGAAGAAGTGAAACAAGGAATTATTAACCCCATCAGCCCGGCTCAGCTTTTACTAAATATGATGTCGATGTGTATTTTTCCTTTCCTAGGTCGTCCGATCTGGAATTTTCTTTCGGGAATGGATGAATTGCAGTTTAATTTTTTAATGCACCAGCGGAAAGAAGAAGTCGCCGACTTTATTATTAATTCCATAAAAAAACAGAAATAA
- a CDS encoding NADPH-dependent FMN reductase has product MVTADLIDLQDYKFPIFEERLRFMVNPAPQILEFATRMKKADGIVVITPEYNGGFPASLKNVIDLLSEEWKRKPTGIVTVSIGPFGGVLVYPSLIFSLWKKGVWVVPARYQVPQVQESFDENRIPGDVAGTEKRTQTFLQELKWCMRREKKCRLNLNST; this is encoded by the coding sequence ATTGTTACCGCTGACTTAATTGACTTGCAGGATTATAAATTTCCTATTTTTGAAGAACGGCTACGTTTTATGGTCAATCCTGCGCCCCAAATTTTAGAATTTGCCACCCGCATGAAAAAAGCCGATGGAATAGTGGTAATAACGCCTGAATATAACGGTGGATTTCCGGCCAGTTTAAAAAATGTAATTGATTTATTATCGGAAGAATGGAAGCGAAAACCCACAGGTATTGTAACGGTTTCTATTGGCCCGTTTGGTGGTGTTTTGGTTTATCCGTCGCTTATTTTCTCTTTGTGGAAGAAAGGCGTTTGGGTAGTGCCGGCTCGCTACCAGGTGCCCCAAGTGCAGGAATCCTTTGATGAAAACAGAATTCCTGGTGATGTAGCTGGTACAGAAAAAAGAACTCAAACTTTTCTGCAGGAACTTAAGTGGTGTATGAGGCGAGAGAAAAAATGCAGGCTAAATCTTAACTCGACTTAG
- a CDS encoding metal-sulfur cluster assembly factor yields MNPSELRDKVEEVLRTVHDPEIPVNIYELGLVYEIKIEEGSKVRVTMTLTAPACPAAGDIIFETQSKLEAIEGVTDAYVLLTFDPPWTRDMMSEEAKLELGFL; encoded by the coding sequence ATGAATCCTTCGGAATTAAGAGACAAAGTAGAAGAAGTTTTACGGACAGTACACGACCCGGAAATTCCGGTGAATATTTACGAGTTGGGTTTGGTGTACGAGATTAAAATTGAAGAAGGTTCTAAAGTTAGAGTTACCATGACCTTAACGGCTCCAGCTTGTCCTGCGGCCGGCGATATAATCTTCGAAACTCAGAGTAAATTAGAAGCAATTGAGGGAGTAACAGATGCCTACGTGCTTCTTACCTTTGACCCACCCTGGACTCGTGATATGATGAGCGAAGAAGCCAAATTAGAACTGGGTTTCTTATAG
- a CDS encoding SufE family protein, protein MTIEERQDQIIEDFELFDDWMDKYEYIIQLGKDLPLIDDKYKTDENLIKGCQSKVWLHADYENGKLVFSADSDAIITKGLVSMVVQVLSGHTPQEISEANMYFINKIGLQNHLSPTRSNGLLSMLKQIKLYALAYQTQALNPS, encoded by the coding sequence ATGACGATAGAAGAACGGCAGGACCAGATTATAGAGGACTTTGAGTTGTTTGATGACTGGATGGATAAATACGAGTATATTATTCAGTTAGGGAAAGACCTGCCTCTTATTGACGATAAATATAAAACTGACGAAAACCTGATTAAAGGTTGCCAGTCGAAAGTTTGGCTGCACGCTGATTATGAAAACGGTAAATTAGTTTTCTCGGCGGATAGCGATGCCATTATTACTAAAGGTTTAGTGAGTATGGTGGTACAGGTATTATCCGGACATACGCCTCAGGAAATTTCCGAAGCCAATATGTATTTTATTAACAAAATTGGTTTACAAAACCACCTCTCTCCTACCCGTTCCAATGGATTATTATCCATGCTAAAGCAAATAAAACTGTACGCTCTGGCGTACCAAACCCAAGCTCTGAATCCATCATGA
- a CDS encoding aminotransferase class V-fold PLP-dependent enzyme → MPANISLETSVQLDIHKIRADFPILETQVYGKPLIYLDNAATTQKPELVLRTIQDYYTQYNSNVHRGVHFLSQQATSAYEDARKKVTAFINAKHTHEVIFTRGTTDGINLVASSFGRKFLKAGDSILISAIEHHSNIVPWQMICEERGATIKVIPVNEKGELVLEELDELLDETVKLVAVTYISNTLGTINPVKEIINRAHQQDIPVLVDAAQAAPHLPIDVQELDVDFLAISAHKMYGPTGIGALYGKESWLNQLPPYQGGGDMIKSVSFKKTTYNELPLKFEAGTPSISEGIAFGAAVDYIQGLGLNNIQEAESQLYSYAVEALQTIDELRFIGEAKHRAASISFLVGDAHPFDIGEILDKQGIAVRTGHHCTEPIMQYFNIPGTVRASIAVYNTPEEIDKLVTGIKKAVTLLS, encoded by the coding sequence ATGCCGGCAAATATAAGTTTAGAAACAAGCGTTCAACTGGACATTCATAAAATCCGGGCTGATTTCCCGATTTTGGAAACCCAGGTTTATGGCAAGCCATTAATATATTTAGATAATGCTGCTACTACCCAAAAACCTGAACTAGTTCTACGAACCATTCAGGATTACTATACCCAGTACAACAGTAATGTTCACCGGGGAGTACATTTTTTGAGCCAGCAGGCAACCTCGGCTTACGAAGATGCCCGCAAGAAAGTAACCGCCTTTATCAATGCCAAACACACCCACGAAGTAATATTTACCCGGGGAACTACCGATGGCATTAACTTAGTGGCTAGCAGTTTCGGTCGTAAATTTTTAAAAGCCGGTGATAGTATTCTAATTTCTGCCATTGAGCACCATTCTAATATTGTGCCCTGGCAAATGATCTGTGAAGAGCGAGGAGCTACTATTAAGGTAATTCCGGTAAACGAAAAAGGCGAGCTGGTTTTAGAGGAACTGGATGAGCTGTTAGACGAAACGGTAAAATTAGTAGCGGTTACTTACATTTCTAATACTTTGGGTACTATTAACCCGGTAAAAGAAATTATTAACCGGGCGCATCAACAAGATATTCCGGTATTGGTAGATGCCGCGCAAGCCGCTCCGCACTTACCTATAGATGTGCAGGAATTAGATGTAGATTTTCTGGCTATTTCAGCGCACAAAATGTACGGACCAACCGGAATTGGCGCATTATACGGCAAAGAATCCTGGCTAAACCAATTACCTCCTTACCAAGGGGGTGGTGATATGATTAAGTCCGTTAGTTTCAAGAAAACAACTTATAATGAATTACCGCTGAAGTTTGAGGCAGGAACTCCCAGCATTTCAGAAGGAATTGCCTTTGGAGCGGCCGTTGATTATATTCAGGGTTTAGGATTAAACAATATTCAGGAAGCAGAAAGCCAGTTATATAGCTATGCCGTAGAAGCCTTGCAAACCATTGATGAACTTCGTTTTATTGGCGAAGCGAAACACCGGGCAGCTTCTATATCCTTCCTGGTAGGCGATGCCCATCCATTTGACATTGGTGAAATCCTGGATAAACAAGGTATTGCCGTTCGTACGGGCCACCATTGTACCGAGCCTATTATGCAGTACTTTAATATTCCGGGTACAGTAAGAGCTTCTATAGCTGTTTACAATACCCCGGAAGAAATTGACAAATTAGTAACCGGAATTAAAAAAGCGGTTACTTTATTAAGCTGA
- the sufD gene encoding Fe-S cluster assembly protein SufD gives MANQISTLPLYQDLLQGFDNWLTSKQTTGHESTLPLRKKAMEHFRTLGFPSRKVEDWKYTNVLPFLQQSYEFNPDVIQNTDKAAIALDNINMVGLDAYRVVLVNGQVQLALSDELPAGITLKSIAEAENEPAFQANFGQQINLEKYHFAALNTAWYANGLFLEVLANTVLEKPIYLVHIYTGSGNLFIQPRNLVVVNRSASVSIVESVIADSHNGDIFVNSVSEIVVKENAQVHHYNLQNNSKNTRQVNHTEVSQKRDSVYSNYTFSLPEADLLRNNLHLNLNDEYTESHLYGLYLLNGRQLTDNHTLVNHLHPHCESNEVYKGVLLDNANGVFNGKIFVQRDAQKTNAFQQNNNLLLSNKATINSKPQLEIFADDVKCSHGSTVGQLSQEAMFYLRSRGISEQTARRLLVSAFAFDVTQNIRIPAVEAYINKLITQHIPAEQELVKA, from the coding sequence ATGGCTAATCAAATATCCACCCTCCCCTTGTATCAAGACCTGTTACAAGGGTTTGATAACTGGTTAACGAGTAAACAAACTACCGGACACGAGTCAACGTTGCCTCTCCGGAAAAAGGCCATGGAGCATTTCCGTACTTTGGGCTTTCCTTCCCGGAAAGTAGAAGATTGGAAGTACACCAACGTATTGCCTTTTTTGCAGCAATCTTATGAGTTTAACCCGGATGTTATCCAAAATACCGATAAAGCAGCTATTGCTTTAGACAACATTAATATGGTTGGCTTAGATGCCTACCGGGTTGTTTTAGTAAATGGTCAGGTACAACTAGCTTTGTCCGACGAATTACCGGCCGGTATTACGCTTAAAAGTATTGCAGAAGCTGAAAATGAACCTGCTTTTCAGGCTAATTTTGGACAGCAGATAAACCTGGAAAAATATCACTTTGCGGCTTTAAACACGGCTTGGTATGCTAATGGTTTATTCCTGGAAGTTCTGGCTAACACAGTTTTAGAGAAACCAATATATTTGGTTCACATTTATACGGGTTCCGGAAATTTGTTTATTCAGCCCCGGAATTTAGTGGTAGTAAACCGGAGTGCTTCGGTTAGTATCGTAGAATCTGTTATTGCAGATAGTCATAACGGCGATATTTTTGTAAACAGTGTATCTGAAATTGTAGTAAAAGAAAATGCCCAGGTACACCATTATAATTTGCAAAACAACAGCAAAAATACCCGGCAGGTAAACCACACCGAAGTAAGTCAGAAACGCGATAGTGTATATAGCAACTACACGTTTTCTTTACCGGAAGCTGATTTGCTGCGTAACAACTTGCACTTAAACCTGAACGATGAGTACACCGAAAGCCATTTATATGGTTTATATCTGTTGAATGGTCGTCAGCTTACCGATAACCATACTTTAGTGAACCACCTGCATCCGCATTGCGAAAGCAACGAGGTATATAAAGGCGTGTTGTTAGATAATGCAAACGGGGTGTTTAACGGTAAAATTTTTGTGCAGCGTGATGCTCAGAAAACAAATGCTTTTCAGCAAAACAACAACTTGCTTTTAAGTAATAAAGCTACCATAAATTCTAAACCGCAATTAGAAATTTTCGCCGACGACGTAAAATGTAGCCATGGTTCCACCGTAGGTCAGTTAAGCCAGGAAGCCATGTTTTATTTACGTTCCCGGGGAATTTCGGAGCAAACCGCCCGCCGTTTACTGGTAAGTGCTTTTGCTTTTGACGTTACTCAGAATATTAGAATTCCTGCGGTAGAAGCCTATATTAATAAATTAATTACCCAACATATACCTGCTGAACAGGAGTTGGTTAAAGCCTAA
- the sufC gene encoding Fe-S cluster assembly ATPase SufC, which produces MLSIRNLHAEVEGKKILKGINLEVKAGEIHAIMGPNGSGKSSLSSVLAGRETYEVTEGEVIFDGKDLLDMAPEVRAREGLFMAFQYPVEIPGVSNINFLRTALNEIREYRGLPALEAKEFLKLTKEKQKLVEFQSKLVNRSLNEGFSGGEKKRNEILQLAMLEPKLSIMDETDSGLDIDALRIVAKGVNQIRNEHNAFILITHYQRLLEYIVPDFVHVLYDGRIVKSGTKELAMELEEKGYDWIKEEFKTEETAH; this is translated from the coding sequence ATGCTAAGCATTAGAAATTTGCACGCCGAAGTAGAAGGCAAAAAAATATTAAAAGGAATTAATTTAGAAGTAAAGGCTGGTGAAATCCATGCCATCATGGGTCCTAACGGTTCTGGTAAAAGTTCTCTCTCGTCGGTATTGGCGGGACGGGAAACCTACGAGGTAACCGAAGGAGAAGTAATTTTTGATGGTAAGGATTTATTAGATATGGCACCTGAAGTTAGGGCTCGCGAAGGTTTATTTATGGCCTTCCAGTATCCGGTAGAAATTCCAGGCGTATCTAATATTAACTTCTTGCGCACAGCGTTAAACGAAATTCGGGAATACCGGGGTTTACCCGCGCTGGAAGCCAAAGAATTTTTAAAACTTACCAAAGAAAAACAAAAGCTGGTTGAGTTTCAATCTAAGTTGGTAAACCGTTCGTTAAACGAAGGTTTTTCGGGCGGAGAAAAGAAACGGAATGAAATTCTGCAATTAGCCATGCTGGAGCCTAAGCTTTCTATCATGGACGAAACAGATTCCGGCTTAGATATAGATGCGTTGCGCATTGTGGCCAAAGGTGTTAACCAAATCCGCAATGAGCATAACGCTTTTATTTTAATTACGCACTATCAACGCCTGTTAGAATACATTGTACCCGATTTTGTGCATGTATTATACGATGGCCGAATTGTAAAGTCCGGAACCAAAGAATTGGCGATGGAACTGGAAGAAAAAGGCTACGATTGGATAAAAGAAGAATTTAAAACGGAAGAAACAGCCCACTAA
- the sufB gene encoding Fe-S cluster assembly protein SufB, translating to MKDSNEIINDFATKEYEYGFVTDIEMEIAPAGLDEGTIHFISQKKNEPDWLLEWRLKGYHAFLKEPMPHWQNFDLPAMDFQKISYYAAPKNKKKYNSLDEVDPELLATFAKLGIPLSEQKALAGVAVDAVFDSISVATTYKEKLKELGVIFCSISEAVQEHPELVQKYLGSVVPHSDNIYAALNTAVFSDGSFVYIPKGVRCPMELSTYFRINTENTGQFERTLIIADEGSYVSYLEGCTAPMRDENQLHAAVVELIALENAEIKYSTVQNWYPGDKDGKGGIYNFVTKRGICKGANAKISWTQVETGSAITWKYPSVILQGDNSSGEFYSVAVTRNKQIADTGTKIYHLGKNTKSRIISKGISAGESNNSYRGLVQIGSKADSARNFTQCDSLLIGSHCGAHTFPYIETKNSTATVEHEATTSKIGEDQIFYLNQRGIATEKAVALIVNGYAKEVLNQLPMEFAVEAQKLLSITLEGSVG from the coding sequence ATGAAAGATAGTAATGAAATAATTAACGACTTTGCCACCAAGGAATACGAATACGGCTTTGTCACGGATATTGAAATGGAAATTGCCCCGGCTGGTCTGGATGAGGGTACTATCCATTTTATTTCGCAGAAAAAGAACGAGCCGGATTGGTTACTGGAGTGGCGTTTAAAAGGGTATCATGCTTTTTTGAAGGAACCCATGCCGCATTGGCAGAATTTTGATTTACCAGCAATGGATTTTCAAAAAATTTCCTATTATGCCGCTCCCAAAAATAAAAAGAAATACAATAGCCTGGACGAAGTAGATCCGGAGTTGTTAGCCACTTTCGCTAAGTTAGGTATTCCGTTATCGGAGCAAAAGGCCTTAGCGGGTGTAGCGGTAGATGCCGTTTTCGATAGCATTTCGGTAGCTACTACTTATAAAGAAAAACTAAAGGAATTAGGCGTTATTTTCTGCTCCATCAGCGAAGCGGTGCAGGAACATCCGGAACTGGTTCAAAAATACTTAGGTTCGGTAGTGCCTCATTCCGATAATATTTACGCGGCTTTAAACACGGCGGTATTTTCTGATGGTTCCTTTGTGTACATCCCGAAAGGGGTTCGTTGCCCGATGGAATTGTCTACTTATTTCCGGATTAACACCGAAAATACCGGTCAGTTTGAGCGTACTTTAATTATTGCCGATGAAGGTAGCTACGTAAGTTACTTAGAAGGTTGTACGGCTCCGATGCGTGACGAAAATCAGTTGCACGCCGCTGTGGTAGAACTAATTGCCCTGGAAAATGCCGAAATTAAGTATTCTACCGTTCAGAACTGGTACCCTGGCGATAAAGACGGTAAAGGCGGAATTTATAACTTTGTAACCAAACGCGGTATCTGCAAAGGAGCTAATGCTAAAATCTCCTGGACGCAAGTAGAAACCGGATCGGCTATTACCTGGAAGTACCCCAGCGTAATTTTACAGGGCGATAATTCCAGTGGTGAGTTTTATTCGGTAGCCGTTACCCGCAACAAGCAAATTGCTGATACCGGTACTAAAATTTACCATTTAGGTAAAAATACCAAGAGCCGGATTATTTCGAAAGGAATTTCGGCTGGGGAAAGTAATAACAGCTACCGGGGTTTGGTGCAAATTGGTTCTAAAGCCGATAGTGCCCGTAACTTTACTCAATGCGATTCTTTACTAATTGGCAGCCATTGCGGAGCCCATACGTTCCCGTACATAGAAACTAAAAACAGTACTGCTACTGTAGAGCACGAAGCAACCACTTCTAAAATTGGTGAAGATCAGATCTTCTATCTAAATCAAAGAGGAATTGCTACCGAGAAAGCAGTAGCACTTATTGTGAACGGATACGCGAAAGAAGTTTTAAACCAACTGCCGATGGAATTTGCGGTAGAAGCCCAAAAATTATTGTCTATTACCCTCGAAGGTAGCGTGGGTTAA